Proteins from a single region of Juglans microcarpa x Juglans regia isolate MS1-56 chromosome 5S, Jm3101_v1.0, whole genome shotgun sequence:
- the LOC121267665 gene encoding (S)-scoulerine 9-O-methyltransferase-like — translation MHIAYANIDKERYQKLEQGQNMEVQEDGDHFISSQLGGLASTQMALRAAIELKVFSIIADAGPDAHLSAAEIISKIPTKDPSSAAWTLERVLSVLGANSILSISRKPLGNNGEHGRHEWTYGLTKKSRCLVSSSSTDELANFTTSFILFATEREILESQYMIKDAVLDPGSSPFYKAYGVNFYDYMGEKPRLRQLFDEFMEVSAKLQFEGVFKLYGGFKDLKELMDVGGGIGTTLAKITSTYPHVRGLNFDLPHVIAAAPKLPGVKHVAGDMFKSIPNAETILLKWILHNWDDEHCKKLLRNCWEALPQDGKVIIVEMAISEELENNLEAKDVLMKDFFMMLLMNGGKERTLVEFKDLGKAVGFTKMEIFPIPHWSVHVIEFHK, via the exons ATGCATATTGCATATGCTAATATTGACAAGGAAAGATATCAAAAGCTAGAACAAGGCCAAAACATGGAAGTCCAAGAAGATGGAGACCATTTCATAAGCTCGCAGTTGGGAGGTTTGGCTAGCACCCAAATGGCTCTAAGAGCTGCAATTGAGCTGAAAGTGTTCAGTATAATCGCAGATGCAGGGCCTGATGCTCATCTTTCTGCAGCAGAGATAATTTCAAAGATCCCCACAAAAGATCCAAGTTCTGCAGCGTGGACTTTGGAGAGGGTGCTAAGCGTTCTTGGTGCAAACTCTATCTTATCAATATCTCGAAAGCCATTAGGGAATAATGGAGAACATGGACGCCATGAATGGACCTATGGCCTGACAAAGAAAAGCCGATGCTTAGTGAGTAGCAGTAGTACCGACGAGCTGGCAAATTTCACAACTTCCTTTATCTTATTTGCTACTGAAAGGGAGATACTGGAAAGCCAATATATGATCAAGGATGCGGTGCTTGATCCTGGAAGCTCGCCATTCTACAAGGCCTATGGAGTGAACTTTTATGACTACATGGGAGAGAAGCCAAGATTGAGACAACTGTTCGATGAGTTTATGGAAGTTAGCGCTAAATTACAGTTTGAGGGTGTGTTTAAGTTGTACGGTGGCTTCAAAGATTTGAAGGAGTTGATGGATGTGGGAGGCGGCATTGGAACCACTCTTGCAAAGATAACCTCTACGTATCCACACGTTCGTGGATTGAACTTTGATCTGCCCCATGTAATTGCTGCTGCTCCCAAGCTCCCAG GTGTAAAGCATGTGGCTGGAGATATGTTCAAATCGATCCCAAATGCCGAAACAATTTTATTGAAG TGGATACTCCATAACTGGGATGATGAGCATTGCAAGAAGTTGTTGAGAAATTGCTGGGAAGCATTACCACAAGATGGAAAGGTGATAATCGTGGAAATGGCAATCTCTGAAGAATTGGAAAACAATCTCGAGGCAAAGGACGTTCTAATGAAAGACTTCTTTATGATGCTCCTAATGAATGGAGGTAAAGAGCGAACACTAGTAGAATTCAAGGATCTGGGAAAAGCTGTAGGGTTTACTAAAATGGAGATCTTCCCAATCCCTCATTGGTCGGTTCATGTTATAGAGTTTCATAAGTAA